The genomic interval GCCGCCGCGGTTGGCGTCGTGCGGGGCGCGGCCGCGGCGGAACCCGGCCAGTGCGCGCCAGCGCGCCGCCAGCGCGTCGCCGCCCTGACGCAACGGGTCGCGCGCCTCGACCAGCGCGGCCAGGTCGCAGGCCAGCGCCTGCGCCCGTGGGTCCGGCGCAGCCAGCAACATCGCCGCCAGTCGCGGGTGGGTGCCCAGCGCGAGCATGCGCCGCCCGTTCGCGGTGATCGCATGGTTCTCGCTCAAGGCGCCCAGCCGCTGCAGCAGTTCGCGCGCGGCGGCCAGCGCGCCGGGCGGCGGCGGATCGACGAAGCGCAGCGTGTCGCTGCCCCAGGCCGCCAGTTCCAGCGCCAGCCCGGCCAGTTCCACCTGCAGCATTTCCGCGCGTCGCTGCGCCTCCAGGCGCTGCGACTGCGGCCACAGCCGGTAGGCCCAGCCGGAGGCGACACGGCCGGCGCGGCCGGCGCGCTGGTCGGCCGAGGCCTGGGCGATGGCGGTGACGTCCAGCCGCGAGAAGCCGCTGTTGGGGTCGTAGTGCGGCTCGCGCGCCAGGCCGGCGTCGATCACCACGCGCACGCCGGGCAGCGTCACCGACGATTCGGCCACGTTGGTCGCCAGCACCACGCGGCGGCGGCCGTGCGGATCGGGCTGCAACACCTTGCTCTGCTGCTCGACCGGCAACTCGCCATGCAACGGCAACACGTCGACACCGTTCCCTTCTCCCCCCGGGAGAAGGTTGCGCGCAGCGCCGGATGAGGGTACGGCAGAAGCGGTGCCTGACGGCGCACCCGACCCCACCCCGGCCGCCTCCAACGCCGCCTGCACCCGCGCGATCTCGCGCTGTCCGGGCAGGAACACCAGCACGTCGCCGGGATGCTGTTGCAGCGCGTGCTCGACCGCGCGGCGGGTCTGCGCTTCCAGCGCCTCGTCGCGCCGCGCCGGGAAATGCGCGATCTCCACCGGATAGCTGCGGCCGGCACTGGACAGGCGCGGCGCGTCCAGGAACTGCGCCAGGCGTTCGCCGTCCAGCGTCGCCGACATCACCACGATGCGCAGGTCCTCGCGCACCTGCGCCTGCACGTCCAGCGCCAGCGCCAGGCCCAGGTCGGCGGCCAGATGGCGTTCGTGGAATTCGTCGAACAGCAGCGCACCGACGCCGTCGAGCATCGGATCGTCCTGGATCATCCGGGTCAGGATGCCCTCGGTGACCACTTCGATGCGGGTGCGCGCGGAGACCTTGTTCTCGAAGCGGATGCGGTAGCCCACGGTCTCGCCCGGCGCTTCGCCGCGCTGCCTGGCCATGAACGTGGCGGCGCTGCGCGCGGCGACCCGGCGCGGCTCCAGCATCACGATGCGGCGGCCCTGCAGCCAAGGCGCCTCCAGCAACGCCGGCGGCACCTGGGTGGTCTTGCCGGCGCCGGGCGGGGCTTCCAGCACCAGCCGCGGATGCGCGGCGAGGCTGTCGCGGATCTGCGGCAGCAGCGGATCGATCGGAAAAGCGGGAGAGGCCATCGGCCAAGGATACGGATCGGCTGCGCCGCTGTAGAGCGCAGCCCGCTCGCCGGCAGCGCCGGCCCCGTACAATCTCCGGCTTTGCTGCCCGGCTTTCTCGGCATTTCCGCATGACTCTGATCGATATCGGCGCCAACCTCACCCACGATTCCTTCGATCGCGACCGCGACGCGGTGCTGCAGCGCGCCCGCGATGCAGGCGTCGCGCAGTTGGTGGTCACCGGCGCCAGCCGCGAGCATTCGCCGCTGGCGTTGCAGCTGGCGCAGCAGCATCCCGGCTTCCTCTACGCCACGGCGGGCGTGCATCCGCATCACGCCGTCGAATACACCGCCGAGTGCGACGCGGAACTGCGCGCGCTGCATGCGCATGCCGAGGTGGTGGCGGTGGGCGAGTGCGGGCTCGACTATTTCCGCGACCTCGCGCCGCGCCCGGCGCAGCACCGCGCCTTCGAGCGCCAACTGCAGTTGGCCGCCGACACCGGCAAGCCGCTGTTCCTGCACCAGCGCGACGCGCATGCGGATTTCCTGGCGCTGATGCGCCAGTTCGACGGCAAGCTCGGCCCGGCGGTGGTGCATTGCTTCACCGGCACCCGCGAGGAGCTGTTCGACTACCTGGACCGCGACTGGCATATCGGCATCACCGGTTGGCTGTGCGACGAGCGCCGCGGCGCGCACCTGCGCGAGCTGGTCAAGAACATCCCGGCATCGCGGCTGATGATCGAGACCGACGCGCCGTACCTGCTGCCGCGCACGCTCAAGCCGCTGCCCAAGGACCGGCGCAACGAGCCGGCGTTCCTGGCGCACATCGTCGAGGAACTGGCGCGCGACCGCGGCGAGGACGTGGCGGCGACCGCGGCGGCGACCACCGCCACCGCACGCGGGTTCTTCCACCTGCCCGACGCCGGGTGAGCGGCGTCCGTCGCTGGCTGCGGCTATCGCCGGCGGGCGTGGCGATGCGCCTTTGTCTTGCACGGATCGAATTGCCGGTGGCAGGCGCGCTGCCGCAGGGTTCGAACGCGTCCTTGCGCCAGCCATGCCCTGTAGGAGCGGCTTCAGCCGCGACAGGTATTTTCGGTAGAGCGTTGCGGCTGAAGCCGCTCCTACAGGGGCGTTCACTGCGTAGCGCCGGTTTTTCGTGGCGCGGAGCGGCGCTATTCGATCTGCGCGTCCTCGCGCTTGGCTTCGGCCATCGCTTCCGGCTCCAGCTCCTCGGCGCTGCGGTTGAGCTTGACGAACACGCCCCAGGCGACCAGCAACAGCGCCGCGCACAGGCCGACCGCGGTGGCGTAGGGCAGCTTGGCCGGGTCGTCGTGCATCAGCTCGAAGATCGACACCAGCGTTTCGATCGCCAGGGCGATGACGATGACCACGAAGAACCGCGACAGGTAGCGGCGCACCCGCGTCGGGCCACTGACCTTGACGTCGCGCTGCACTTCTTCCTCGAAGATGGTCTGGCCCAGCTCCAGGGTCACCAGCGCCACGGTGAGCAGGCCGATCGCCTCCAGCACCACGTTGAAGCGGTCGCGGATCACCAGGTCGCCGCCGGGGGTGAGGCCGTGCCACAGCTCCAGCACCGCCATCGCCACCAGGCCGGCGGCGCACAGCAGGAACAGCAGGATGATCAGAAAATGGCCGCCGCGGAATAGTTTTTCCATGAACTTCGTCGCCGCTTGCCGGGATCAGGTCGGCGAGCATAGGCGCGGCGGGCGTCAGCGGCGCGCGAAGAGGCGAGATGGACGAGGGGGCCGGGCCGCAAGCGAGAAGTGGCTGGCACGCAATGCGGTCCGCGGGACCCCCAGGGAAGCTGGCGTCCGGCGGTGTTGCACTGCTCGGTCGGGTTGGTCAGGGACTGCAGGCGGGACGCTGACCTGGCCGGTCGCTGGTCGCTGGTCAAGATTGAAACCACTACTCGCCGGGCAACGGATGGCCGGCCGAGTGCACTGTGGGAGGGACTTCAGTCCCGACGCCTGTCCACTGCAGCCGACCCAGCCCTGCTGGTTGCGGTCTGCCAGCTCGCACAAAACGAATGGCGGGCATGGCGATGTGCCGGAAAAACCTGCGGGGGCCTGAGCCTCCCGCTGCCACTTTCGCGACTGCCAGGGTGTGGCCCCGCCGCCCCGCTTTCAGCCCTGCGCCAACCCGGCCTGGTAGGCCTGCAGATGGCAATAAGCGGCCATCAGCCATGGCGCGGTATGGCCGGCAGCGCGGGCGCGCGCCAGCATGTCGCCGACGATGTGCTGCGCTTCCACCTGCTGCCCGGCTTCCAGGTCGCGCAGCATCGACGCCTTCATCGGCGAGCCGGGCTGGGTCAGCAACTGCAGCGCGTTGGCCTGCGCCGCTTCCGGCACCGGCTCGCCCGCGGCGGCGGCGACCGCCGTGCATTCGGCATACAGTCCGCGCAGCAGCGCCACGCCGTCGTCGCTGGCGACGATGCGGCCGGTCGGCGCGCGCATCAGGCAGGTGGCCGCGGCCAGCGCGGTCAGGAAGGTGTACTTGATCCACTGTTCCTGTGCGATCCGCGGCGTGGCCAGGTGATCGATGCCGGCCTGCGCGCAGGCGGCGGCCAGCTCGCGCACGCGCGCGCTGTCGGCGCCGCGCCCGTCGCGCTCGCCGAAGGTCAGCGAGGCCGGCTTGGCCAGGTGCTGGATGCTGCCGTCCGCGTCCAGCGTGGCGCTGATGAAGCACAGGCCGCCGAGAACGCGTTCGGCCCCGAAGCGGGTGTCCAGCAGCGGATAGTGGCGCAGGCCGTTGAGGATCGGCAGCAACGCGGTGTCGCGGCTCATCGCCGGCGCCAGCGCGTCCAGCGCGCTGTCCAGGTCGTAGGCCTTGCAGCTGAGGATCGCCAGGTCGAACGGCTGCGCCGCGGCGGTGGCCGGCAACGTATCGGCGGTCAGCGCGGCCACCGCGATGTCGGCGTCGCCGCGCGGGCTGCGGATGCGCAAGCCGTCGTGCTGCAGGCGCGCGGCCCGCGCCGGACGGACCAGGAAGGTGACGTCGGCGCCGGCCTGGGCCAGACGTCCGCCGAAGTAGCCGCCGGTCGCGCCGGCGCCGAGGATCAGGATGCGCATGCGCCGATGGTAGCAGCGGCGCCGGCCGGCTTCAGCGTGGCGTGCCGCGTGCTTCCGGTGTGCGCAAGCCGTCCGGCGCCGCGAAGCCTAGCGCTTGACCAGCTCGACCCTGCGGTTTTGCGCCTTGCCCGCTTCGTTCGCATTGTCGGCTACCGGATCGGCGTCGCCAAACCCGGCAGAAGACAATCTGGAGGCATCGATGCCCTGGGCTGTAATGGCAGCGGCGACGGCCTTGGCGCGGCCTTCCGACAGCGTCTTGTTGTGCGCCGGGTCGCCGGTGTTGTCGGTGTAGCCGTTCACGGCCAACTTCAGCGACGCATCCTGCCTGAGCAACTGCACGACCTGCTCGATCTGCGGCTGCGAGTCCGGCAGGATGTCGGTCTTGTCGGTGGCGAAGTTGACGTGCAATGCCACCTTGCCGGTCTTGTCGATCTGCGCCTTCAGTTCGCTGGCCGGCAGCACGCTGGCGGTGATTTCCAGCGGCTTGGTTTCGGCGATCAGCAGTCCGCCGCCGAACTGGTAGCTGCACAGGTGGATCCAGATGTCGCGATCGGCGCGATGCACGACGAATACCTGCGTGGGATTGTTCCAGACATCGCCCAGGCCGCTGTTGTACTTGACCGCGAAGTCGCGCGGCCATTCCTTGATTTTCTGCCCGGCCTGCTCGGGAATCTTGCCGTCGAAGATCTTCTTGCCGCCCAGCGAAGCGACCACCGCTTCGATGTTGCGTTCCAATTCCACGTCCGAGAAGGTCTTGCCTTGCGCGGCATCGATGTGCGCCGACCAGACCTTGCCTTCCACCGTTTCCAGGCGATCGCCTGTCCAGAACGGCACCTGGTCGAAATCGGCGAGATCCGGCGTGCT from Xanthomonas sp. DAR 34887 carries:
- a CDS encoding TatD family hydrolase; translation: MTLIDIGANLTHDSFDRDRDAVLQRARDAGVAQLVVTGASREHSPLALQLAQQHPGFLYATAGVHPHHAVEYTAECDAELRALHAHAEVVAVGECGLDYFRDLAPRPAQHRAFERQLQLAADTGKPLFLHQRDAHADFLALMRQFDGKLGPAVVHCFTGTREELFDYLDRDWHIGITGWLCDERRGAHLRELVKNIPASRLMIETDAPYLLPRTLKPLPKDRRNEPAFLAHIVEELARDRGEDVAATAAATTATARGFFHLPDAG
- a CDS encoding OmpA family protein; translated protein: MRCSSRPSRPASRARRRLAPRAISRRRSIGVHRGAGRSAGFAATLFFRPPARSTSVKKAVAATLVVAITLGLGACKKQQQPAQNDGHAAASAAAASSPPASQPQQEAAAKGFDASSLPVSSVPLGAFPYIALPNGYVTGSTPDLADFDQVPFWTGDRLETVEGKVWSAHIDAAQGKTFSDVELERNIEAVVASLGGKKIFDGKIPEQAGQKIKEWPRDFAVKYNSGLGDVWNNPTQVFVVHRADRDIWIHLCSYQFGGGLLIAETKPLEITASVLPASELKAQIDKTGKVALHVNFATDKTDILPDSQPQIEQVVQLLRQDASLKLAVNGYTDNTGDPAHNKTLSEGRAKAVAAAITAQGIDASRLSSAGFGDADPVADNANEAGKAQNRRVELVKR
- the panE gene encoding 2-dehydropantoate 2-reductase; translated protein: MRILILGAGATGGYFGGRLAQAGADVTFLVRPARAARLQHDGLRIRSPRGDADIAVAALTADTLPATAAAQPFDLAILSCKAYDLDSALDALAPAMSRDTALLPILNGLRHYPLLDTRFGAERVLGGLCFISATLDADGSIQHLAKPASLTFGERDGRGADSARVRELAAACAQAGIDHLATPRIAQEQWIKYTFLTALAAATCLMRAPTGRIVASDDGVALLRGLYAECTAVAAAAGEPVPEAAQANALQLLTQPGSPMKASMLRDLEAGQQVEAQHIVGDMLARARAAGHTAPWLMAAYCHLQAYQAGLAQG
- the hrpB gene encoding ATP-dependent helicase HrpB, translated to MASPAFPIDPLLPQIRDSLAAHPRLVLEAPPGAGKTTQVPPALLEAPWLQGRRIVMLEPRRVAARSAATFMARQRGEAPGETVGYRIRFENKVSARTRIEVVTEGILTRMIQDDPMLDGVGALLFDEFHERHLAADLGLALALDVQAQVREDLRIVVMSATLDGERLAQFLDAPRLSSAGRSYPVEIAHFPARRDEALEAQTRRAVEHALQQHPGDVLVFLPGQREIARVQAALEAAGVGSGAPSGTASAVPSSGAARNLLPGGEGNGVDVLPLHGELPVEQQSKVLQPDPHGRRRVVLATNVAESSVTLPGVRVVIDAGLAREPHYDPNSGFSRLDVTAIAQASADQRAGRAGRVASGWAYRLWPQSQRLEAQRRAEMLQVELAGLALELAAWGSDTLRFVDPPPPGALAAARELLQRLGALSENHAITANGRRMLALGTHPRLAAMLLAAPDPRAQALACDLAALVEARDPLRQGGDALAARWRALAGFRRGRAPHDANRGGLAAIDAAAKQWRRRLRSDAAAPDSVEAHELGDLLAHAFPDRIATRHPADPLRYLLANGRSARLFEHSDLRGEPWLVATELRYEAKDALLLRAAPVDEARLRADFPQRFVQQDVVRWDAERRALSALRETRFDRIVLDSRPAGRVDPAHAAAALTEAVRELGLQALPWSEPLTQWRARVVALRTWMPELGLPDLGDAALLETLDGWLRPAFAGKTRLDALGEDELGEALKSLLPWDQRQAVDRHAPTRISVPSGMERRIDYALDHAGQAQPPVLAVKLQELFGLADTPRVADGRVPLLLHLLSPGGRPLQVTQDLRNFWSSTYPEVKKEMKGRYPRHPWPDDPWTATASHRAKPRGT